A region from the Gossypium hirsutum isolate 1008001.06 chromosome A08, Gossypium_hirsutum_v2.1, whole genome shotgun sequence genome encodes:
- the LOC107949057 gene encoding protein NRT1/ PTR FAMILY 2.7, whose amino-acid sequence MDGGGEEVSSDGEGQMLPDSARKRGGWATFPFIAGALIGSSIAVSGWANNLIVYMIEKFHVRSIDATQTFNIVAASTSLLPMVAAILADSFLGCFSVIWISSLISILGIILIALTAMLDPLRAQPCQHGSASCPTPSKVQFCILYSGIALAAVGVAGTRFTIAAIGANQFDNSKDQRVFFNWFAVTLYASMVLGATVIVYIEENVSWVFGYWLCVAVNVIGLVVFLSGKRYYRHIKPQGSPFLSLAHVVVATIVKRKVSLSSRAEDYYHKEDGPREKPVSLPSKSFRFLNHAAAMETEEDSKVNSWRLCSVQQVEDFKNLLRIFPLLSSGVLMCTTLPVISTLTILQTLTLDRRLGPDMKVPAGSMIVFILTSTAINLTLIDRFLFPLWQKMTLRSPMPLHRIGLGHLFNMTGMAVASLVESRRLKLAQTHSVLDHPGSVVPMFVLWLVPQLVLVGLGEAFHYPGQVTLYYQEFPKPLKSTAAAMISVVVGFAYYLSTTVIDLVRRVTTWLPDDINNGRLGNVYLMFAMMQMLNFFYFLFCAKCYKYHSVEGGNKNSDDESSKS is encoded by the exons ATGGATGGTGGTGGTGAAGAAGTTTCCAGTGACGGAGAAGGTCAAATGTTGCCGGATTCCGCTCGTAAACGTGGTGGCTGGGCTACTTTCCCCTTCATTGCTg gggCACTAATAGGATCAAGCATAGCAGTATCAGGATGGGCAAACAACTTGATTGTGTACATGATTGAAAAATTCCATGTGAGAAGCATTGATGCAACCCAAACATTCAACATTGTAGCTGCTTCTACTAGTTTACTTCCTATGGTTGCTGCAATCCTTGCCGATTCTTTCCTCGGTTGCTTTTCCGTCATCTGGATCTCATCTCTTATCTCGATCCTG GGTATTATCCTAATAGCTTTAACGGCTATGCTTGATCCCTTAAGGGCTCAACCATGTCAACACGGATCAGCATCGTGCCCGACACCATCAAAAGTTCAATTCTGTATACTTTACTCAGGCATAGCATTAGCCGCGGTAGGTGTGGCGGGCACACGTTTCACCATCGCAGCCATCGGAGCCAACCAATTCGACAATTCGAAGGATCAAAGGGTGTTCTTCAATTGGTTCGCCGTCACTTTGTACGCATCGATGGTGTTAGGTGCGACGGTGATTGTGTACATTGAGGAAAATGTGAGTTGGGTGTTCGGGTACTGGTTGTGTGTTGCGGTGAATGTCATCGGGTTAGTCGTTTTTTTATCGGGGAAACGTTATTATCGACACATAAAGCCTCAGGGAAGCCCATTCTTGAGCCTTGCACATGTTGTTGTTGCCACAATTGTTAAGAGAAAAGTGTCTCTTTCATCTAGAGCTGAAGATTATTACCATAAAGAAGATGGTCCTAGGGAGAAACCAGTTTCATTGCCTTCTAAAAGCTTCAG GTTTCTAAACCATGCTGCTGCAATGGAAACCGAGGAGGACAGCAAGGTAAATTCATGGAGACTATGCTCCGTACAACAAGTTGAGGATTTTAAAAACCTGTTGCGAATTTTCCCATTACTGTCGAGTGGCGTATTAATGTGCACGACACTGCCGGTTATAAGCACCTTAACAATCCTCCAAACTCTAACCCTCGATCGCCGTCTTGGGCCAGATATGAAAGTCCCAGCAGGGTCAATGATAGTGTTCATATTAACCTCAACAGCTATCAACCTCACATTGATTGATCGGTTCCTTTTTCCGCTATGGCAGAAGATGACCTTAAGATCGCCGATGCCCCTTCACCGTATTGGACTCGGTCACTTATTTAACATGACAGGTATGGCTGTTGCTTCCTTGGTGGAATCAAGGCGGCTAAAACTGGCTCAAACCCATAGTGTTTTGGACCATCCAGGGTCCGTTGTCCCTATGTTTGTACTATGGTTAGTGCCCCAACTAGTCTTGGTTGGACTCGGTGAAGCATTTCATTATCCAGGACAAGTCACGTTGTATTACCAAGAATTTCCGAAGCCGTTGAAAAGCACCGCAGCAGCAATGATTTCAGTTGTCGTTGGATTCGCCTACTATCTAAGCACCACCGTGATTGATTTGGTTCGAAGGGTCACGACGTGGCTGCCAGATGATATAAACAACGGGAGACTCGGGAATGTGTATTTGATGTTTGCAATGATGCAGATGTTGAACTTCTTTTATTTCCTGTTTTGTGCAAAGTGTTATAAGTATCATAGTGTGGAGGGAGGAAATAAAAACAGTGATGATGAGAGTTCTAAAAGCTGA
- the LOC121203126 gene encoding DDB1- and CUL4-associated factor 8 isoform X1 — METTNFKRSKHGFFPEIINREMIISSPQTFSRHFSSSQVIVEKIDLYGKLNGHEGCVNTVEFNFNGDILVSGSDDKHVMLWNWATKTKTLCYASGHLDNIFQARIMPLTDDKRIITSSADGQVRLGEILENGQVKTGRLGKHQGRVHCLAVEPGSPHIFFSCGEDGLVQHYDLRCGSALKLFHCFSFKETNSPPLNIRLNAIIIDPRNPNYFAIGGSDEYARVYDIRRYQSDGSNVSDEPVNLFCPRHLFHSNHVHITGLAYSKASELLVSYNDELIYLFQENMGLGPSPLSLESETQLRNEEPQVYAGHRNSQTVKGVSFFGPKDEYVMSGSDCGHIFIWRKKGAKLVRVMVGDRRIVNHLEPHPCMPFLATCGFDKDVKLWAPMAGDAPALPKNLKKITESNRQNREDQSPATLAPDVIMHVVRLQRRQMFEYVERRYSRPDLESDEEDEDEDYISGLTNDITFSEEYPGENFGDCKIS; from the exons atGGAGACGACAAATTTCAAGAGAAGCAAACATGGTTTTTTCCCAGAAATCATCAACCGTGAAATGATAATTTCTTCCCCACAAACTTTTTCTCGCCATTTCTCTTCTTCACAG GTTATAGTAGAAAAAATCGATCTTTATGGGAAACTAAATGGCCATGAAGGATGTGTAAACACTGTGGAATTCAACTTTAATGGTGATATCTTGGTTTCAGGTTCTGATGATAAGCATGTTATGTTATGGAATTGGGCAACTAAAACCAAAACACTTTGTTATGCTTCTGGTCACTTAGACAATATATTTCAAGCTAGAATTATGCCTTTAACTGATGATAAGAGAATAATCACTTCTTCTGCTGATGGTCAG GTGAGGCTTGGAGAGATTTTGGAGAATGGTCAAGTTAAGACAGGAAGGTTGGGAAAGCACCAAGGTCGTGTACACTGCCTTGCTGTCGAGCCAGGAAGTCCGCACATATTCTTTAGTTGTGGTGAAGACGGCTTAGTTCAACAT TATGATCTGCGATGTGGTTCAGCTTTGAAGCTATTCCATTGCTTCTCATTCAAAGAAACTAACAGTCCGCCTTTAAACATAAGGTTAAACGCCATTATAATTGATCCAAGGAATCCAAATTACTTTGCTATTGGAGGTTCCGATGAATATGCACGCGTCTATGATATCAGAAGATATCAGTCGGATGGATCTAATGTTTCGGATGAACCTGTGAACTTATTTTGCCCTCGCCATCTGTTTCACTCTAACCATGTTCATATTACAGGATTAGCTTATTCTAAAGCAAGTGAACTACTTGTTTCTTATAATGATGAGCTGATTTATTTATTCCAAGAGAACATGGGGCTCGGACCTTCTCCGTTATCTCTTGAGTCTGAAACTCAGTTGAGAAATGAGGAACCGCAAGTTTATGCGGGTCATAGAAACTCACAAACCGTCAAAGGAGTGAGTTTTTTTGGCCCCAAAGATGAATATGTGATGAGTGGTTCTGATTGTGGGCATATATTTATTTGGAGGAAGAAGGGTGCTAAGCTTGTTCGAGTAATGGTAGGTGATCGGCGTATAGTAAATCATCTTGAGCCTCATCCGTGCATGCCATTTTTAGCTACATGTGGATTTGATAAAGATGTAAAGCTTTGGGCTCCTATGGCTGGTGATGCTCCTGCACTTCCTAAAAACTTGAAGAAG ATTACGGAATCTAATAGACAGAATAGAGAGGACCAGTCCCCGGCAACACTTGCCCCTGATGTTATAATGCATGTTGTCCGCCTACAGAGGCGGCAGATGTTTGAATATGTTGAAAGACGGTATAGTAGACCTGATCTtgaaagtgatgaagaagatgaggaTGAAGATTATATTTCAGGGCTCACAAATGACATCACATTTTCGGAAGAGTATCCTGGTGAGAACTTCGGAGATTGCAAGATCAGCTAA
- the LOC121203126 gene encoding DDB1- and CUL4-associated factor 8 isoform X2, translated as MVSFLRIWRDFKHHIPTLILDDKRIVTSTADGQVRLGEILENGQVKTGRLGKHQGRVHCLAVEPGSPHIFFSCGEDGLVQHYDLRCGSALKLFHCFSFKETNSPPLNIRLNAIIIDPRNPNYFAIGGSDEYARVYDIRRYQSDGSNVSDEPVNLFCPRHLFHSNHVHITGLAYSKASELLVSYNDELIYLFQENMGLGPSPLSLESETQLRNEEPQVYAGHRNSQTVKGVSFFGPKDEYVMSGSDCGHIFIWRKKGAKLVRVMVGDRRIVNHLEPHPCMPFLATCGFDKDVKLWAPMAGDAPALPKNLKKITESNRQNREDQSPATLAPDVIMHVVRLQRRQMFEYVERRYSRPDLESDEEDEDEDYISGLTNDITFSEEYPGENFGDCKIS; from the exons ATGGTCAG CTTTTTGCGTATTTGGAGGGACTTTAAGCATCATATCCCTACTTTGATCCTTGATGATAAGAGAATAGTCACTTCTACTGCTGATGGCCAG GTGAGGCTTGGAGAGATTTTGGAGAATGGTCAAGTTAAGACAGGAAGGTTGGGAAAGCACCAAGGTCGTGTACACTGCCTTGCTGTCGAGCCAGGAAGTCCGCACATATTCTTTAGTTGTGGTGAAGACGGCTTAGTTCAACAT TATGATCTGCGATGTGGTTCAGCTTTGAAGCTATTCCATTGCTTCTCATTCAAAGAAACTAACAGTCCGCCTTTAAACATAAGGTTAAACGCCATTATAATTGATCCAAGGAATCCAAATTACTTTGCTATTGGAGGTTCCGATGAATATGCACGCGTCTATGATATCAGAAGATATCAGTCGGATGGATCTAATGTTTCGGATGAACCTGTGAACTTATTTTGCCCTCGCCATCTGTTTCACTCTAACCATGTTCATATTACAGGATTAGCTTATTCTAAAGCAAGTGAACTACTTGTTTCTTATAATGATGAGCTGATTTATTTATTCCAAGAGAACATGGGGCTCGGACCTTCTCCGTTATCTCTTGAGTCTGAAACTCAGTTGAGAAATGAGGAACCGCAAGTTTATGCGGGTCATAGAAACTCACAAACCGTCAAAGGAGTGAGTTTTTTTGGCCCCAAAGATGAATATGTGATGAGTGGTTCTGATTGTGGGCATATATTTATTTGGAGGAAGAAGGGTGCTAAGCTTGTTCGAGTAATGGTAGGTGATCGGCGTATAGTAAATCATCTTGAGCCTCATCCGTGCATGCCATTTTTAGCTACATGTGGATTTGATAAAGATGTAAAGCTTTGGGCTCCTATGGCTGGTGATGCTCCTGCACTTCCTAAAAACTTGAAGAAG ATTACGGAATCTAATAGACAGAATAGAGAGGACCAGTCCCCGGCAACACTTGCCCCTGATGTTATAATGCATGTTGTCCGCCTACAGAGGCGGCAGATGTTTGAATATGTTGAAAGACGGTATAGTAGACCTGATCTtgaaagtgatgaagaagatgaggaTGAAGATTATATTTCAGGGCTCACAAATGACATCACATTTTCGGAAGAGTATCCTGGTGAGAACTTCGGAGATTGCAAGATCAGCTAA
- the LOC121204831 gene encoding V-type proton ATPase subunit a1 has protein sequence MERIEKFIDNLPPMDLMRSEKMTLVQLIIPVESAHRAISYLGELGLLQFRDLNSERSPFQRTFVNQVKRCGEMSRKLRFFKDQISKAGLLSSVHPVVEPDLELEELEIQLAEHENELIEMNSNSEKLRVTYNELLEFKLVLQKACGFLLPSSNHAVAEERELTENIYSNDDYVETASLLEQETRPADQSGLRFISGIICKSKALRFERMLFRATRGNMLFNQAPAGEEIMDPLSAEMVEKTVFVVHFSGEQARTKILKICEAFGANCYPVPDDISKQRQITREVSSHLSELETTLDAGIRHRNKALTSIGYHLTQWTSMVRREKAVYDTLNMLNFDVTKKCLVGEGWCPIFAKVQIQEALQRATFDSSSQVGIIFHVMDAVESPPTYFRTNHFTNAYQEIVDAYGVARYQEANPAVYTVVTFPFLFAVMFGDWGHGICLLLGALVLIAREGRLSTQKLGSFMEMLFGGRYVLLLMSLFSIYCGLIYNEFFSVPFHIFGGSAYKCRDVTCSDAKSAGLIKFRDPYPFGVDPSWRGSRLELPFLNSLKMKMSILLGVAQMNLGIILSYFNARFFRSSLDIRYQFVPQMIFLNSLFGYLSLLIIIKWCTGSQADLYHVMIYMFLSPTDDLGENELFWGQRPLQIVLLLLALVAVPWMLFPKPFILKKLHSERFQGRTYGLLGSSEFDLDVEPDSARDHHEEFNFSEVFVHQMIHSIEFVLGAVSNTASYLRLWALSLAHSELSTVFYEKVLLLAWGYDNIVIRLIGLAVFAFATAFILLMMETLSAFLHALRLHWVEFQNKFYHGDGYKFKPFSFALITDDDD, from the exons atggaaagaataGAAAAGTTCATAGATAACTTGCCGCCGATGGATCTGATGCGGTCGGAGAAAATGACGCTCGTTCAACTCATTATTCCCGTCGAGTCTGCTCACCGAGCCATTTCTTATCTCGGTGAACTCGGTCTTCTCCAGTTTCGTGAT CTAAACTCTGAGAGAAGTCCTTTCCAACGAACATTTGTTAATCAG GTGAAGCGTTGTGGAGAAATGTCAAGGAAGCTACGCTTTTTCAAAGATCAAATTAGTAAAGCTGGTCTACTATCTTCAGTACACCCTGTTGTGGAACCGGATCTAGAATTGGAGGAATTAGAG ATACAACTTGCTGAGCATGAGAACGAACTGATTGAAATGAACTCCAACAGCGAGAAACTTCGAGTTACATACAATGAGCTCCTTGAGTTCAAGTTGGTTTTGCAAAAG GCATGTGGTTTTCTTTTGCCAAGTAGTAACCATGCAGTTGCTGAGGAAAGGGAATTAACTGAGAATATATACTCAAATGATGATTATGTTGAGACAGCATCATTACTTGAACAG GAAACGAGGCCTGCAGACCAATCTGGTTTGAGATTCATCAGTGGGATTATTTGTAAGTCCAAGGCTCTTAGATTTGAGAGGATGCTATTTCGTGCTACCAGAGGGAATATGCTTTTTAATCAGGCACCGGCTGGTGAAGAAATTATGGATCCTCTGTCTGCTGAAATG GTTGAGAAAACAGTATTTGTGGTTCATTTCTCTGGGGAACAGGCAAGGAcaaagattttgaaaatttgtgaAGCATTTGGTGCTAATTGCTATCCTGTCCCTGATGACATTAGTAAACAAAGGCAAATAACTAGAGAA GTCTCATCACATCTTTCTGAATTGGAGACCACATTGGATGCTGGTATTCGCCATCGAAATAAAGCTCTGACCTCAATTGGATACCATCTAACACAATGGACGAGTATG GTACGAAGGGAAAAAGCTGTATATGATACATTGAATATGTTGAATTTTGATGTTACTAAGAAATGTCTTGTTGGGGAGGGATGGTGCCCTATATTTGCAAAAGTCCAG ATTCAAGAAGCATTGCAACGGGCAACATTTGATAGCAGTTCACAAGTAGGTATAATTTTTCATGTGATGGATGCTGTGGAATCACCTCCTACATATTTCAGAACAAACCATTTCACAAATGCATATCAAGAGATTGTTGATGCATATGG TGTTGCAAGATATCAGGAGGCAAATCCTGCCGTTTACACTGTTGttacttttccttttctttttgcgGTGATGTTTGGTGATTGGGGTCATGGAATATGCTTGTTATTGGGAGCATTGGTCCTTATAGCTCGAGAAGGCAGGCTCAGCACTCAG AAGCTTGGAAGTTTTATGGAAATGCTATTTGGGGGGCGATATGTACTCCTTTTAATGTCACTCTTTTCAATTTATTGTGGGTTGATTTACAACGAGTTCTTCTCTGTTCCCTTTCACATATTTGGTGGTTCTGCTTACAAATGCCGAGATGTTACCTGCAG TGATGCAAAGTCTGCTGGTTTGATTAAATTTCGTGATCCGTATCCATTTGGTGTGGATCCAAGCTGGCGCGGAAGTCGTTTGGAGTTGCCTTTTCTGAACTCTCTTAAAATGAAGATGTCAATTTTGCTAGGTGTGGCACAGATGAACCTAggaattattttaagttatttcaatGCTCGTTTTTTCCGCAGCTCCCTGGATATTAG GTATCAGTTTGTGCCACAGATGATATTCCTCAACTCCCTTTTTGGGTATCTTTCATTGCTCATTATAATTAAGTGGTGCACTGGTTCTCAAGCAGACCTTTATCATGTGATGATCTATATGTTTTTGAGTCCCACTGATGATCTTGGTGAAAACGAGTTGTTTTGGGGCCAGAGACCACTTCAG ATTGTATTGCTGCTTTTGGCATTAGTTGCGGTTCCATGGATGCTTTTTCCTAAACCTTTTATTTTGAAGAAGCTTCATTCTGAG AGATTTCAAGGTCGCACCTATGGCTTGCTTGGTTCCTCTGAGTTTGATCTTGATGTGGAACCCGATTCTGCTCGGGACCATCATGAGGAGTTCAACTTTAGTGAGGTTTTTGTGCACCAAATGATACACTCCATCGAGTTTGTTCTGGGTGCTGTCTCGAACACGGCATCATATCTTCGACTTTGGGCTTTGAG CTTGGCACACTCAGAATTATCAACCGTTTTCTATGAGAAAGTCCTACTACTCGCTTGGGG GTACGACAACATCGTCATTCGGTTAATAGGGCTAGCCGTGTTTGCTTTCGCAACTGCTTTCATACTACTCATGATGGAGACCCTCAGTGCTTTCCTTCACGCTTTACGGCTTCACTGGGTGGAATTCCAAAACAAATTCTACCACGGTGATGGGTACAAGTTCAAACCTTTCTCATTTGCCTTGATAACAGATGACGATGATTAG